The nucleotide sequence caCACGGCCCACATCCCTCCAGCAGGGCCCGCAGTACGTGGTGCCGCAGGCAGGCGAGGGACAGGCCTGGTGGTCCTGGGGGGACTCGGGCTCCCCGCACACCGTGCACGGCCGGCGCACCCAGCGGCGCAGTCGCGGCCAGCGCCGGCAGCACCACTCCAGCAGGGACgtcccctgcagcagggacgGGGACACGTGGGGCTACAGCAGCCCCGTGGGGAGGACCGGCCACCCCATGGGGCAAATACGATGGAGCTGGGGAGCGGGGAACACCCTGGGCTGCACATCCCGACATAGTCGGGGGGGGCCAGCTCCCTGGTGAGGTGCCAACccacgtccccgtccccgctcaCCAGGGCTGGGTAGCGGCGTGCCCGCCGGGCGATGCGCTTCCTCTGCAGGCGGACGAAGCACTGCCGCTGCCGGAGCAGCTTGTTGTAGAGGTAGAGCACACGGCTCTTCTCCCGCTGCGCCAGGCACAGGCTGTGAGCCCTCCCCCCGAAAACTGGAGCCCCTGTGGATGAGGGGGTCCGGGGTTCATGGGTCAGGTGCCGCTGCTCACCTTGGGGAAGTAGAAGGCGGCGATGGCGCGGCGCAGGCGGTACATGTAGacctggagcaggcagagcagcaccagcacggcCAGGGGCAGGCAGCTGTCCACGTACTGCTGCAGCGTCatgccccggggctgcggcaggcaggctggggacgAGGCAGTGGCGCTGAGCAGTTCTCgtgggcaggagcagccaggtCAGGGAGCCAAGGGGGGCTCCCATCCCCGCCCCATCCCCAGGGGGCTCTCACCGAAGTTGGACGTCTCCAGCTCTGTGTCAGAGGAGGAGTTCAGGGACCCGATGGTGCTCCGCAGGAGCCGAGCCATCAGGGACGTGCCCGTCACGTGCACAGCCAAGTGgtggctgcctgcaggagaACAGGGGCACGTGGGGgctgcacagcagggctgggggctggggaggcaggcgggcggggtgggggggttcAGGCTTtgccatggggctgggagctgcccccgGGCACTGCGGGGCCAGGCCTCACTGCGGAAGGAGTACTGCACGAAGGAGTGCTGGTGGATGACGCTCAGCATGGTGTAGAGCGTGTGGTCCAGGCCCCAggcgaggagcagcaggagcaggggcgGGATGcactccagcagctccagcacctgtGGGGAGCGGGGTCCTCCGCAACCTGCCCCTAGAGCCCCAACCCcactcccccagcccccccccagcccctcaccacACTCTGCAGCTCGCGGGGCTGCATGGCCAAGCGGCATGGAAATATCACGGCAGGGATCTCTGCCCGGCGCAGCGGCAGCAGCGTCCGCTTGTTCTGGAagaggggggagcaggggggctcAGTGCAGTCCTGGGGAAGCGTGGGAGGACCGGGGGGTGGCAGGGACCCCTGCCTGCTTTTTGCGACGTGCGTCGATCTGGCGGAAGTAGGTGGTGATGTAGAAGTTGTCGAAGCAGATGTCCTGGCAGTACTTCTTGGTGTAGGAGAACGccctggggagagaggaggtCCCGAGGGAGGCAGGGGGCAGCTGaactcccccaccccccacccccccagcaccccctttGTGTTCACAGCCCACCATACCTGTCCTTAAAGGAGGTTCCCATCCCTCCGCGCCCTGCGGCTGGCACAGCCAgagccccctcccagccccccagccccagggctcagCCTGCCCAGCCCACGGCTCACGAGATGAAGACGAGGAGGAAGgtgaaggagagcagcaggcgGAAGAAGGAGACGGCCCGGCCCAGgcgggtgctgtgctgctggatcTGCGAGGTCACCTCCTCCACGATCTGCTCCCCGGACACGTTGATGCCCACCAGCATCTCTTGGTGCTCCTCCtgtggcaggggaggggggggatgGGGCCAGGCTCGATCCTgccccggccccagcaccgGGTGGATGGGGCGGGTGCCCACCTGGAAGACCACTTTGGCGCTGAAGTGCTGGCTGAGGTTGTTGACGGAGGTGTTCAGCATGTCGTACATCTGCCCAAAGTTGCCCTCGACAGGGATCCTGTCCCAGCACCAGCTGTGCATGACTGGGGGGGCACGGAGGGGACAGCACTGGCATCAGCAGGGGATCCCCCAGGCGCCTCCCTGGCATGGGGCTCACATCCAAGGGGTCTGGCAAAGGGGGCTGAGCTCCCGGAGCAGCTCCCCCCTGGGAGGCCGGGGCTGGGCCCCCATGTCACCCACCCTTGACGATGTGGCAGAGGAACTTGAACTTCATGGGCAAGCAGAGGAGGTGGCTGATGAGGGGCACGACAATAAGCGCCTTGCAAGCCTTGTGCTTCGTGTCGAACCAGTCCCGGCACCGCTGCATGGCCTGGTCCACCACATCTGGGGGGGGCAGATGTGGGGGGGCTCAGCTCAGAGCACAGCTCCCCTGCGACCCGACCCTTGCTCGCTTGCAGCCGTGAACTGTCCAGGGCCTGTGGGGATGAGCACCGGGCTCCGCTGTGCCCCACTCACACGTGCAGCGCAGCTTGGTTTTCATTTCGTACAGCTTCTGGGTGCTGAGCGTGGCCTGGGAGTCCGTGCGCTCGCCCTGCTTCAGGTCGTACCCCTCCTTGCTGGCCACCTCCTCGTTGAGCCCCACGAAGGCGCGCGAGATGTTCTGCGTCTCGGTGTTCAGCCTCTGCCCACTCTTCTGCAGGAGGGGGGAGCAGCtcggccccgtgccccccggccccctcccgccgccccccgccccgcagccTCACCACCATGTCCTCCATCACCATGCGCAGCGGGACCGTGGACACCCGCCAGAGGTGGCGGCTGTGGTTGACCTGCAGCTCCGTCACGCAGCCCACCGCGTGGATCACCTCGTCCAGGTTGTGCCACACATTGGCCACGGGCCCTGGTGCACGCAGGGCTGGCTCAGACGCCCCCAAACCAGGTACCCCACgagggcagggggtgggggtCCCTACCATTGTAGATAGCAGCAAGGACGAAGGAGAGGACGAAGACCCGACCCTCCTTGCCCAGGAACTTGGGGGCCACCAGCAGGCTGGCACAGCGGACGTGTGGGGACGTGGCCCATCCCAGCGCAGTGACCCCTGCGGGGAGCAGAGAGCTGTCCCCATGGCCCCACGGGGGACCAATGGCTCCCATTGTCCCGTGCCTccccccagctccatcctcacCTGTCAGCCCACACGTCAGCTGCACCTTGCGCGCCTCCGTGAGGTTCATTGGGACAAtaaggagctggcagagccctGAAACACCCGCACAGTGCCCTGAGTCCCTGGTGCCAACAGCCCCTCTGTGCCCTGCACTAGGACATGCTCACCAAGGCCGAGGAGGCTCCCGATGCTGGCGCCAAGGAAGAACTTGGTGCTGCGGTGCTGGTCTGGCCGGCTCCAGAGGAACTGGCTGCACGAGGTGGGCAGCAGCGTGACCACTGCTCGCTTCAGggctgggtggggagggaagcatCAGCCCTGCCCTCGCCCGCATCCCGTGGGGCCAGGAGCCGCGCAGGAGAGGCCCTCACTCGTGTTGGGAGGCTTCTGCCTCCCGTGTGCCTCCGTGCCAGCCATGCTCTCCAGCTCCGTGGCTCGGTGCTCTCCCAGCTATGGGCGGGTGCTCCCATGGAACCGCTGCATTGTGAGCCGCCCGCTGCCGTTCCACCGCAGCATCAGGTGTAGGAACTGCACCGGGAGCCTCAGAGACTCAAGCATGGAGCGACTCTTGGGGCTGAAGAGGCTCCGGGGCTGGGCAAAGAGGGTCTggggcaggcagccccagcGCAAGCgctggctggaggaggagagcaaGGTGCGGGAGGTGGCCCGCAGCACCGCCGGCTTTGTGCTGGGCATGGCCCTGGCCAGCCTGTACGGggccctggtcctgctggcacAGAGCGGCAACGTCTGGTACTGCCTGGTCACCACCATCAGCCTGGGCAcggcgctggggctgggcaTGGCCTTCTCCACCAAGGTGCGCGTCTCCGTGCTGCTCACGCTGCCCCACATCTTCACCAGTAAGCAGCCGGGGTCCCGCAGCGGGGGGCACGGGAGGTGCTGGCTCCCCGCAGAGCCCCAGAGCCACCCTGTCCCCACAGGGGAGGgcaagatgctgctgctgctgctggcgctggGC is from Oxyura jamaicensis isolate SHBP4307 breed ruddy duck unplaced genomic scaffold, BPBGC_Ojam_1.0 oxyUn_random_OJ72972, whole genome shotgun sequence and encodes:
- the DCST1 gene encoding E3 ubiquitin-protein ligase DCST1 — encoded protein: MNLTEARKVQLTCGLTGVTALGWATSPHVRCASLLVAPKFLGKEGRVFVLSFVLAAIYNGPVANVWHNLDEVIHAVGCVTELQVNHSRHLWRVSTVPLRMVMEDMVKSGQRLNTETQNISRAFVGLNEEVASKEGYDLKQGERTDSQATLSTQKLYEMKTKLRCTYVVDQAMQRCRDWFDTKHKACKALIVVPLISHLLCLPMKFKFLCHIVKVMHSWCWDRIPVEGNFGQMYDMLNTSVNNLSQHFSAKVVFQEEHQEMLVGINVSGEQIVEEVTSQIQQHSTRLGRAVSFFRLLLSFTFLLVFISAFSYTKKYCQDICFDNFYITTYFRQIDARRKKQNKRTLLPLRRAEIPAVIFPCRLAMQPRELQSVVLELLECIPPLLLLLLAWGLDHTLYTMLSVIHQHSFVQYSFRSSHHLAVHVTGTSLMARLLRSTIGSLNSSSDTELETSNFACLPQPRGMTLQQYVDSCLPLAVLVLLCLLQVYMYRLRRAIAAFYFPKREKSRVLYLYNKLLRQRQCFVRLQRKRIARRARRYPALVSGDGDVGWHLTRELAPPDYVGMCSPGCSPLPSSIVFAPWGGRSSPRGCCSPTCPRPCCRGRPCWSGAAGAGRDCAAGCAGRARCAGSPSPPRTTRPVPRLPAAPRTAGPAGGMWAVCALPAPLGTTASLRTAARSKRGTRPEGARHPAIKAVSPPPRQV